The nucleotide sequence AAACAATATTATAAAATCAACTACTGGAGAAAATTTGCCAAAAACTGCTCTATGAAAATCTTCCATTCCCTTAGGTCTTACAATTTGTCCTACGGTCATAAAAAGAATAAGCGAAAAACACAATAAAAAAGCACATAGGATAGCAATAGGAATGGATGCATATCCAAACTTTCCAAAAAATGTGACAAGTTCTCTGCCAGAAGCAAAACCTGCCCCTACTATTGTAGCAACAATAAGCATTCCTACTCTAAAGGACTGCCAAAAGGATTTTTTCATTTATAAAATATATTAATTAATTTTTTTAATAATACATTTTATTTTAAAAAACCTCCATAAATAACAAAAAGCCCTTAAAAGATTAAGGGCATAAGAATTATTTAATTCATTTTGTATTAATGATCCATAAGGAATATTATTCTTTGTGCAGCAGCTGGCAAATACGGTGACAATAAATTAAGCGCGTCAATAAAATCTTTAAACAGCTTTTCTTCTTTTTCTCCATTTAAAACACAATTTTTAAAAAACTTAAATAGTCTTAATGCTTCGGGCTTTCTTTTGATAACAAAACCATCTCTGGCTTTATTGATACTGTTTTCAAGATCATCAAGTAACTTAGAGATATCTTCAGAATTATCAGGCTTTGAATCTCCTATTTCAAAAGTTGCTACATTACACCAAATCTCATATTCCGCATCTTCATACTTGAATTTTTTGTTCATTCTATCAGAAGAAACGGACTTAATTATGTAAAGTTGATTATTGTCTAAATTAAGCAATCTATCACCAGCACCTACAGGATCACTTATACGATAAAATAGTGTTTTGTCAGTCATATTAACATGGGCAAATAAGGTTTTCTTTGCATTTTGGTTTACTACTTTTACAGCGTCTTTTTCAAAAGCCGCTCTTTTCATTTTTTCAAGTTTAGTTTGATCTGCAAAATCCCTTATTGATTCTACTACGCTCGCTGCCTGCTTGCTCGCTTGAGGAATTTCTTTGTTTTTTACAAGATTTTTCTCAAAGGCATTTCTAAATGTGTCGAATTTATCAACTTCTTTTTCAGTGCCCTGATTAGCCACAGGCTCAGATGTTTTGCTCATACTTTTCTCCTTTTTCCATGGTAATGATAGTAAGCGGTAGTACAATACTATGCTTGTCCCTAGTATATCAAATTTTTATATTTAATTCAATTTATCTGTCAAATTATTATATCCAATAAGTATAACAAAATCTTATATTAAAAAACTATAAAAAAAACCGTCATATACAATTATGACGGTTTTTTCTGTTCTAAAAATTATGTTTTACGCTGTAGTTAGGTGCTTCTTTGGTTATCAATATATCGTGAGGATGGTTTTCTACCAGGGTTGCACCAGTTATTTTTATAAACTTTGCTTCTTTTCTCAATGTGTCAATATCCTTGGTACCGCAGTATCCCATTGCTGACCTTAATCCGCCAACCAATTGGAACACTATCTCTGATAATGTACCTCTATAGGGAACTCTGCCTTCAACACCTTCGGGTACCAGCTTGGATGCATCTTCTTGGAAATATCTGTCTTTTGAACCTTTAGCCATTGCACCCAATGAACCCATTCCTCTATATGTCTTAAAGTTTCTGCCTTGATATATTTCCATTTCTCCAGGACTTTCTAATGTTCCTGCAAAAAGACTTCCTACCATAATTGCACTGGCTCCCGCACCCAATGCCTTAGGAATATCGCCAGAGTATTTTATACCGCCGTCTGCGATAATTCTCTTGCCGTATTTTTCAGCTTCTTCAGCACAGTCCATAATAGCGGTAAGCTGAGGAACACCTACACCTGTTACTACACGAGTAGTGCAAATAGAACCAGGACCTATTCCTACCTTGACTATATCAGCACCTCTTTCGATCAAAGCCTTAGTAG is from Clostridia bacterium and encodes:
- a CDS encoding IMP dehydrogenase — translated: VDVLAIDTAHGHSAGVLKQVEQIKNMFPDITIIAGNVATAEATKALIERGADIVKVGIGPGSICTTRVVTGVGVPQLTAIMDCAEEAEKYGKRIIADGGIKYSGDIPKALGAGASAIMVGSLFAGTLESPGEMEIYQGRNFKTYRGMGSLGAMAKGSKDRYFQEDASKLVPEGVEGRVPYRGTLSEIVFQLVGGLRSAMGYCGTKDIDTLRKEAKFIKITGATLVENHPHDILITKEAPNYSVKHNF